The Mucilaginibacter gracilis genomic interval GATTTTATTGAACGATGCCGTAGTGTATAATCCGGCCCACTTTTTCGGTTTCTTTTCGGCATTTAACCCCGATATTATTAAGGATGTACAACTCTACAAAAGTACCATTCCCGAAAAATTTGGTGGCCGTTTAGCTTCGGTTTTAGATGTGAACGACCGCGAAGGCAATAAAAAGAAATTTACAGGCACGGCAGGTTTAGGATTACTAACCAGCCGCATAAGTTTTGAAGGACCTATTGTGAAAGATAAAACATCGTTTTTATTTGGCGCGCGTACCACCTACTCTAACTGGCTGCTTCAATTTTTACCCGAAACCTATAAACACAGTAAAGCATCATTTTATGATATAAACCTTGATATTAGCCATCAAATAAACGAGAAAAACAACTTGTACCTGTATGGCTACATCAGTAGCGATAGCTTTAAGCTTAATGGCGATACATCATACAGTTACAGCAATAAAAACCTTGCCTTAAAGTGGAAGCATACTTTTAACAATAAGTTATACAGTGTTGTAACGGGGGCTTACCAGGGCTACCAATATAGCATTAACAGTGCTGCCGTGCCTATCAATGCTTATAATTTAGATTTCAAAATCAACCAATCGAATTTTAAGGCCGACTTTAATTATTACGCCAGTGCCAAGCATACTATTGATTTTGGTGTTAGCTCTATTTATTACAACTTACAACAAGGCAATTTACAGCCGGTAGGTACAGCATCGCTGGAAAAACCTGATGTGCTACCTGCCGAACAAGCTTTAGAAAGTGCTATATACGCCGGAGATAAATTTGACATAACCGATAAGCTATCGCTTAATTTAGGCTTGAGGTATTCGTTATATAACTTTTTAGGGCCGCGAACGGTTAATTACTATGCGCCTAACCTGCCCCGCACAAGTGCAAACCTGGTAGATAGCGTAACTTATAAAAAGAACCAGATTATTAACACCTACCATGGTCCCGAAATACGGGCTGCCATACGCTACAGCGTTAGCAGCGATTTTTCGCTAAAAGCTTCCTACAACACATTAAGGCAATATATTCATTTGCTTACCAATACAACCTCCATATCTCCAACCGATGTTTGGCAGTTGAGCGATCCTAATATCAAACCCCAATACGGCGATCAGCTTTCGTTTGGGATTTATAAAAATTTGAGATCAAATACGATCGAAACTTCGGTAGAGGTTTATTATAAACACATTAAGGACTATCTGGATTATAAAAGCGGCGCCAATTTGCTGCTTAACCACCACATAGAAACCGATGTAATTAACACACAAGGTAAAGCTTATGGCATTGAGTTTTTGATCCGTAAAAAAAGCGGTAAATTAAACGGTTTATTAAGCTACACCTACTCGCGCACTTTCTTAAAACAAGACGACCCAACTGCCGGCGAACTGATAAACAACGGCGACTACTATCCGGCCAATTATGATAAACCACACGATTTTAACTTTACGGGTAATTACAGGTTTACACACCGCGTAAGTTTTTCGCTCAACACCACATACAGCACGGGCAGGCCAATTACATTGCCCATAGCTAAGTTTAACTATGCCGGATCGGACAGGGTAATTTATTCGGACCGGAATGCCTACCGTATTCCCGACTACTTTAGAACAGATTTTTCTATCAATATTGATGGTAACCACAACATAAAACAATTAACCCATAGCGACTGGACCATTGGTATATACAACGTTACAGGGCGGCAAAATGCATATTCTACCTATTTTAGCTCGCAAGGCGGCGTAATTAATGGGTACCAGCTATCCATATTTGCTTCGGCTATTCCGTTTATTAATTACAACATTAGGTTTTAAGGTAATGAAGAGAACATATATATACGTTTTACTAACAATAATATCGCTTATAGCTTTAAGGTGTAAAAAGCCTTATTTGCCCGACGCCACTACTACCAACTATAATTATTTAGTTGTAGACGGCGCAATTAACTCGGGTGCCGATTCAACGATAATAAAACTGAGCCGCACCGTAACCCTTGCCGCAAAAACAACAACCAAGCCCGAATTAAAGGCAATAGTTACCGTGCAAAGCGATCAAAACAATACTTATAACCTAACAGAAACAACAAACGGTAATTATGTGGCTATAGGTTTAAATTTGGATAACTCGAGAAAGTATCGCCTAAGCATAAAAACAACAAACGGCAAAACTTACTTATCTGATTATGTTGAGGTAAAAAACGCACCGCCTATTGATAGCATTGGCTATACCATGAATAGCGATGGCATAACTGTGTATAATAACGCCCATGATGCCACTAACAACACCCGCTATTACCGTTGGAGTTACCAGGAAACGTGGCAGTTTCAGGCTAATTACGTATCTAATTACATGCCGCAACAATCAACTCCAACCAGTATAACCATGGTTCCGCGCACTGCCGATCAGCAGATATTTACGTGCTGGGCAAGCAATTCCTCAAGTACCATATTATTAGGCTCAACAGCCAAATTATCGCAAGATGTAATTTATCAAAATGCAATAATAGCAATCCCTTCAAACTCCGAAAAAATAGGTATAAAATACAGCATCATTTTAAAACAATATGCACTTACCACCGACGCTTATAACTTTTGGACCATGCTAAAGAAAAATACCGAAGACTTAGGCAGTATTTTTGACTCGCAGCCAAGTGCTATTCAAGGAAACATCCACAATACTGCAGATGCCACCGAACCTGTAATTGGATACCTTAGTGTTGGTACGGTTCAAAGCAAAAGAGTGTTTATAAGTAAAAGTAGCTTGCCCTCCAGTTGGCTTGTGGCGGGTACAACACAATGCAGTACAATAGACACGCTTTATTTTTCTAACCCAAAGAGTGGCTCCAATGATGTTAAAGCAGCTCTGGAAGTAATTCCGCCACTATATATCGCAATTGATGCTGTTTTGGGTGGAACACAAATTAAGGGTTATTCGCGAACCAGCAGATTGTGTGGCGATTGCACATTAAGAGGGGTAAATAAACAACCTGCATTTTGGAAATAACACTATGAAATATATTAGATATACAATTAAAAAAACAGTGTTAGCGTTGCTTTTAACACTCCCGTTAGCGGTAAGCGCCCAAATAGTAGATGGGATAACCAGCAGCTTTAACCAATACCACAGCCAGGTTTTGCAGGAGAAAGTTTTTGTACACGTTAATAAATCCTTTTTTTTAACCGGCGAAATATTGTGGTTTAAGGTTTATACCGTTAGCGCAACTTTAAACAAGCCGGTTAATATTAGCAAAATTGCCTATGTTGAAGTGCTTGATAATAAAAACGCACCTTTATTGCAGGCCAAAATAAATTTAATTAACGGCATTGGCACCGGCTCGTTTTACATACCCATAACGGCAACAAACGGCAACTATAAATTGCGGGCCTATACCAACTTAATGAAAAACTTTAATGCCAACCTCTATTTTGAGCAGGCTATTACTATCGTTAATCCGCTAACGCCGCCGGTTGCAACAGTACGGCAAAGTGTTGCCGATAACGACATCAGGTTTTTTCCCGAAGGCGGGTATTTGGTTAACGGCTTAAAAAGCAGGGTTGCCTTTAAAGCTGTTGGCCCTAATGGCAAAGGTATTGATATAAGCGGCGTGGTGATAAACCAGCGTAACGATACCGTAGCAAAGTTTAACACCTTTAAATACGGCATGGGCCGTTTTACTTTTACACCACTGGCCAATAACAGCTACAAAGCGGTAATACGCATAGGCCAAACCAACGCATTAATTAAAGACCTGCCCGAAATTAATAAACAAGGCTATGTAATGCAATTAACCGACGCCGGAACCGACCAGTTGGCGGTTACCATTAATGCTAAACTGAGCGGTAAAGAAAACGAACCCATTTATGTTTTGGCCAATAGTGGCCAGTTTGTTAAGGTTGCCGAAACGGCTATGTTAAGCAACGGAAGTGCTAAATTGATGATAGATAAAAGCAAACTGGGCGATGGTGTATCGCACATTACTCTATTTAATAGCCAAAAAACACCGCTTTGCGAACGTTTATACTTTAAAAGGCCCAAACAATTAGTGGTAAGTGCCAGCGCCGATAGGGTAACCTACCATATGCGTAAAAAAGTTAGCGTGGATGTAAATACCAAAAATGACGCTGAAAAACCATTACCGGCAAACTTATCGGTATCGGTTTACAAGCTCGATTCGTTACAAACGGATGAACCGGCTCAAATATCAAGTTACTTGTGGCTAAAGGCCGAATTGAAAGGCAATATTGAAAATGCAGATTATTATTTAAAAAACAACAATGCAGAAGGCGACGAAGCTTTGGATAATTTGATGATGACCCAGGGCTGGAGCAGATTTAAATGGAACGATGTACTTAGCGGCCCCGCACCCGCTTTCAAATTTTCGCCCGAATACAATGGTCATTTAGTAACTGCTAAACTAACTGAGGCCGGTACTGATAAGCCTGTGCCGAGCATGATTGCCTACCTGGCAGCTACAGGTAAAAAGGTACAATTGTACAGTGCCGTATCTGACAGTACGGGCAGGCTGCTATTTAACACCAAAGACTTTTACGGGCCAAACGAATTGGTTTTACAATTGGGTATCGAAAAAGATAGTGTTTACCACCTGGATATTTTAAGCCCCTTCTCCGAGCAATACTCAACCGATACCTTGTCTAATTTCAGCCTGAACGCCAGCCTGAAACGTTCGCTCGAAAATAACAGTATCAACATGCAGACGCAAAACCTGTACTCGGGTGCCAAACTAAAACAGTACTACAGCCCCGGTGTTGATAGTATGGCTTTTTATGGCAAAGGCAAAACCTACCTGCTTGATGATTTTACCCGCTTTACAACAATGGAAGAGGTACTACGCGAATACGTGGCCGAATTAAACGTGGTAAAAACTCAAAAACGCTTTCATATTAAAGTAAAAAGCGACCAGGGTGTGTTTTTAAGCGACGACCCTTTGGTGATGCTTGACGGTGTGCCCATATTTAATATGGATAGGGTTATGGCCATTGACCCACTTAAAGTACGAAAACTGGAAGATATTGACCGCCGCTTTTATTTAGGCCCATCAACGTTTGAAGGTATATTAAACTTTACTACCTACAAAGGCGATATGGCTGGTTTTGAAATTAACCCTCATGCTGTTGTGCTTGATTATGAAGGCATGCAATTGCAAAGGGAGTTTTACTCGCCCGTGTATGATACTGATGACAAGGTAAAAAGCCGTATTCCCGATTTTAGGAATTTGCTTTACTGGTCGCCAGGCGTAATTACCGATTTAAAGGGCAATACCCAAATGTCGTTTTATACATCAGATGAACCCGGTCGTTATATTGGTATTGTACAAGGAATTACCGCCGATGGCTATACAGGCAGCAAAACCTTTATTTTTGATGTAGAAAAATAGCTTTTAAACCCCTAAGGTTAGCTCTAAATTTGTTAACACCAATAGGCACTTTAAGGTATCTATTGGTGTTTATAAAATCTTCAAACAAAACCCTAAATAATTTGCTTGGGTATTCTCAATCAACTTTAATTTGTTTTTTTGCCGTTAGCTGTTTGCCCGATTTTTTTATTTCAAGGCTCAAAACGCCGTTATGGTAACTGGCATTAATATTATCCTCTATCACATCGTCGGGTAAATTAAAAGTGCGTGTAAAGGCCGAGTACGAAAACTCCTTGCGGGTATAGTTTTCTTTATGTTCGGTTTTCTCTTCGTCGCTTTCGGCGGCAATGGTTAAAAAGCCGTTTTCGGTTATTATTTTAAAATCGTTCTTTTTAAAACCCGGCACAGCAAGTTCTACCTGGTAATGGTTTTTTGTTTCGCGCACGTTTACGGCAGGTAATAATTCGCGCTCGCGGATATGCTTATCAAAAAATCTATCCGGGCTCCAAAAATCTTCCATCATTGATTTTACTGATGGAATAGCTGTTGATTTTGTTATTGTTGACATGGCTGATACTGTTTAATTTACAATGTAAATCTCGGCACTTTGCCCACCAAACTACATGACGGTTGTCACAATTAATACTGACTTTTATCACCAACATTAAATAACAAACGCCGCTGCAAATAAATACCCGCCATTATGCCTGCACCGTTATTTTAACTTGTTAAATCTTCGGTTCCGTTACTGCTTTTATTATCGTTTACGGTTTGCATTACAATGGCATATAACTCCGCATAGTTTTCTTCCAGTTTTTTTACCAGTTGAAACTGCGCCCGCGCACGCTGAAGGTTGTGCCCGGCAAACTTTACTTTATAATAAACATCGCCATTTAAATAGTCGGTTAAAAAACGTACACCAATCATGTAAGGAAGCAACAGCACACCCTTTACCAACGAGCGGATTTCGGCAGCACCCATGTATTGCACGGTTTGGCTCAAAAAGCCTTCGGCAAATGCCTTAAAAAGCGGCATATTCAATTGTATTTTTTCAAGGTCGGCTTCATCCTCGGGTGCCCTATTGATGATGGTTCTAACGGCATCGCCAAAATCAAAAGCAGTGTAACCGGGCATAATGGTATCAAGGTCTATCACACATTGGGCAACATCATTTTCGTCTAATAAAACATTGTTAAACTTGGTATCGTTATGCGTTACCCTCAGCGGTAATTGGCCTGCTTTGCCCATGCGCTCAATCTCGGCCATGCCATCTGCATGTTGGTTGATGAATAAAATTTCGGGCTTTACATCTTTTACCCTGTTAAATTTATCCTCGCTCATGGCTTGCTCAAACTGTTTAAGCCTGAACAAAATATTATGAAAATCCGGAATAATCTCAGTCAGTTTTGATGCATCAACATCCTCAAGCATGGTTTGGAAGTTACCAAAGGCCAAACCACCCTGGTAGGCTTGCCTGGTGGTGGTTACCACATCGTAACTTTTTGTATTTTGCATAAAACGGTACATGCGCCAGTAATTGCCGTTTTCATCCTTGTGGTAAAATAAATTGTTACCGGTTTTTATTAGCGTGAGTACCTGTTTATCAATATCGGCGCCAGGTATAAGCCTGAGCTTGTTTTTGATGTGATTGGTTACGTATAAAATATTATCCGTTAAAGCCCCAACATCTTTAAAAATATGATGATTAATGCGTTGCAACAAAAAATCGGGCTCGTTTTTATCAGCATTACAAATGCGGTAAGTATCATTAATATGTCCCGAACCAAAGGGTTTTATACCTCCTATCACTCCGGTAATAGTAAAGTTATTAGCAAGTTTAATAATATTTTGATCTTTTTCTATGTCGTTTTCCATAACTATAACGCTGTTTTACCTTTAACCATACACGGCTGCTACTAAAATACAAACATCAGGGCCAATGCAAATAAATAAAATAACTTAGGGCAACAATTGTGTAGTTTTATCCCAACTGTTTTGCCAAAAAGCCGTTATATAAAATTTAACGGCCCTTAGCTTTAAAGTATTTTTGGCTTTCAATCGTTTACCCATTACATGAAACAACGCATTCCCATCATTATCTTACTCTGGCTCTTTACCGATCTGTATTTTTTTAATGCCATCCATACCCTCACCAACAACAGCAACGTATTTTTAGCTTACTGGCTGGCCGATGTTTTAATTGCCGCCGGCATTCTGTTTGCCGTTATAAGTTTGGGTGTCAAGCATTCACCTAAGCTTATTTCGTGGTTAATGGCGTTGATGCTGTTGTCATTTATTCCTAAACTTATTGGTATCCCTGTATTGTTGCTAGAAGATATAACCCGTTTGTTTCGCAGCTTTCCGCAACGTAGCGCATGGGTGAGCCAGTTAACCATTGTTGTTGCCGCCATACCGTTTTTTGGTTTGCTGTTTGGCCTAACACGTGGCAGGCACCACTACAGGGTACACCGCGAAACGCTCTATTTTACCGATTTGCCGGAGGCTTTTGATGGCTTTACCTTAACCCAGCTTTCTGATATTCACGCAGGCAGCTTTACCAGCGAAAAAGGCGTAAACAAAGGCATTGATTTGGCAAACGCCCAAAACAGCAACCTGATATTGTTTACAGGCGATTTGGTTAACGATAAGGCTTCGGAAATGGATGCGTGGATACCTGCATTTTCAAAATTAACTGCGCCTTTCGGCAAATATTCGGTATTAGGCAACCATGATTATGGCGATTATATCCGAT includes:
- a CDS encoding TonB-dependent receptor, producing the protein MRHIYLTIIFSFFLCQLVRAQVNEQQPISVSLQNADIQQFVNDLETKTGYHFYFEPKLFDSLKITLQVNQKPLATVLNLAFQNTNYYYAIVPGQRVLLSKGHEIKTELADGFFGHRAKTPQLNGTQSLDFITDEKEKKIPEATTENKTYEIGIKTNDIKSGNATIAGYVRDVKTGEPIIGATIYVADSKSAVATDQFGFYSLTMPKGKHILSIRSMVTRDTRRQVILYSDGKLNIELQEQILTLKEVKISAEKIANVRSLEMGVNRLDIKSIKEIPAIFGEADVLRAVLILPGVQTVGEATTGFNVRGGSADQNLILLNDAVVYNPAHFFGFFSAFNPDIIKDVQLYKSTIPEKFGGRLASVLDVNDREGNKKKFTGTAGLGLLTSRISFEGPIVKDKTSFLFGARTTYSNWLLQFLPETYKHSKASFYDINLDISHQINEKNNLYLYGYISSDSFKLNGDTSYSYSNKNLALKWKHTFNNKLYSVVTGAYQGYQYSINSAAVPINAYNLDFKINQSNFKADFNYYASAKHTIDFGVSSIYYNLQQGNLQPVGTASLEKPDVLPAEQALESAIYAGDKFDITDKLSLNLGLRYSLYNFLGPRTVNYYAPNLPRTSANLVDSVTYKKNQIINTYHGPEIRAAIRYSVSSDFSLKASYNTLRQYIHLLTNTTSISPTDVWQLSDPNIKPQYGDQLSFGIYKNLRSNTIETSVEVYYKHIKDYLDYKSGANLLLNHHIETDVINTQGKAYGIEFLIRKKSGKLNGLLSYTYSRTFLKQDDPTAGELINNGDYYPANYDKPHDFNFTGNYRFTHRVSFSLNTTYSTGRPITLPIAKFNYAGSDRVIYSDRNAYRIPDYFRTDFSINIDGNHNIKQLTHSDWTIGIYNVTGRQNAYSTYFSSQGGVINGYQLSIFASAIPFINYNIRF
- a CDS encoding DUF4249 domain-containing protein encodes the protein MKRTYIYVLLTIISLIALRCKKPYLPDATTTNYNYLVVDGAINSGADSTIIKLSRTVTLAAKTTTKPELKAIVTVQSDQNNTYNLTETTNGNYVAIGLNLDNSRKYRLSIKTTNGKTYLSDYVEVKNAPPIDSIGYTMNSDGITVYNNAHDATNNTRYYRWSYQETWQFQANYVSNYMPQQSTPTSITMVPRTADQQIFTCWASNSSSTILLGSTAKLSQDVIYQNAIIAIPSNSEKIGIKYSIILKQYALTTDAYNFWTMLKKNTEDLGSIFDSQPSAIQGNIHNTADATEPVIGYLSVGTVQSKRVFISKSSLPSSWLVAGTTQCSTIDTLYFSNPKSGSNDVKAALEVIPPLYIAIDAVLGGTQIKGYSRTSRLCGDCTLRGVNKQPAFWK
- a CDS encoding Hsp20/alpha crystallin family protein, producing MSTITKSTAIPSVKSMMEDFWSPDRFFDKHIRERELLPAVNVRETKNHYQVELAVPGFKKNDFKIITENGFLTIAAESDEEKTEHKENYTRKEFSYSAFTRTFNLPDDVIEDNINASYHNGVLSLEIKKSGKQLTAKKQIKVD
- a CDS encoding phosphotransferase enzyme family protein; this translates as MENDIEKDQNIIKLANNFTITGVIGGIKPFGSGHINDTYRICNADKNEPDFLLQRINHHIFKDVGALTDNILYVTNHIKNKLRLIPGADIDKQVLTLIKTGNNLFYHKDENGNYWRMYRFMQNTKSYDVVTTTRQAYQGGLAFGNFQTMLEDVDASKLTEIIPDFHNILFRLKQFEQAMSEDKFNRVKDVKPEILFINQHADGMAEIERMGKAGQLPLRVTHNDTKFNNVLLDENDVAQCVIDLDTIMPGYTAFDFGDAVRTIINRAPEDEADLEKIQLNMPLFKAFAEGFLSQTVQYMGAAEIRSLVKGVLLLPYMIGVRFLTDYLNGDVYYKVKFAGHNLQRARAQFQLVKKLEENYAELYAIVMQTVNDNKSSNGTEDLTS
- a CDS encoding metallophosphoesterase: MKQRIPIIILLWLFTDLYFFNAIHTLTNNSNVFLAYWLADVLIAAGILFAVISLGVKHSPKLISWLMALMLLSFIPKLIGIPVLLLEDITRLFRSFPQRSAWVSQLTIVVAAIPFFGLLFGLTRGRHHYRVHRETLYFTDLPEAFDGFTLTQLSDIHAGSFTSEKGVNKGIDLANAQNSNLILFTGDLVNDKASEMDAWIPAFSKLTAPFGKYSVLGNHDYGDYIRWESPEHQQANLNQLKQVHSQIGFKLLLNEAVRIEKDGASITLIGVENWGKGGFHKYGDLLKATETVNDDQFKILMSHDPSHWEAKTLLHEKRIDLTLAGHTHGMQFGIELFGFKWSPIKYVYKQWAGLYHKKNRYLYVNRGFGFLGLKGRVGIWPEVAVITLRRK